A portion of the Sphingobacterium spiritivorum genome contains these proteins:
- a CDS encoding DUF1338 domain-containing protein, whose product MKFEENKPLDIVLNDLFEHYRKNVTAVGQITDALLQKGVVSSQEDIVNDHIAFRTLGVPHLGIASFEKIFLAYGYKKMDHYYFEGKKLDAYWFKPPSTDYPRIFVSELIVSQLSEEAQAIIHRYTDGITADPVDTLNLENGQEAADFLQKPLWKLPSSADYTRLLQESEYAAWVIFNRYYLNHYTISIHELKDGYNTLEEFNSFVEGLGIKLNTSGGKIKTSEDGLLRQSSTVSALYDAQFSDGVTLQIAGSYVEFAERSVLPEFKDTPKDQITAAQRRDGFETNNADKIFESTYTTQIKNK is encoded by the coding sequence ATGAAATTTGAAGAAAATAAACCTTTAGATATCGTCCTTAACGATTTATTTGAGCATTACAGAAAGAATGTGACTGCTGTAGGTCAGATTACAGATGCTTTATTGCAGAAAGGTGTGGTATCCTCACAGGAAGATATTGTAAATGATCATATTGCTTTCCGTACCCTGGGAGTTCCTCATTTGGGTATCGCCTCATTCGAAAAGATCTTTTTGGCCTATGGGTATAAAAAAATGGATCACTATTATTTTGAAGGAAAAAAACTGGATGCGTACTGGTTCAAACCTCCGAGTACGGATTATCCGCGAATATTTGTTTCTGAACTTATAGTTTCTCAATTGAGTGAAGAGGCTCAGGCTATCATTCATAGATATACAGATGGAATTACAGCAGATCCTGTTGATACCCTGAATCTCGAAAATGGTCAGGAAGCTGCAGATTTTCTTCAGAAACCTTTGTGGAAGCTCCCTTCGTCTGCAGATTATACACGTCTGCTTCAAGAAAGTGAATATGCAGCCTGGGTTATTTTCAACCGGTATTATCTGAATCATTATACCATCAGTATCCATGAACTTAAAGATGGCTATAATACATTGGAAGAATTTAACAGTTTTGTAGAAGGACTGGGAATCAAGCTGAATACATCTGGTGGTAAGATTAAGACCAGTGAAGATGGATTATTGAGGCAGTCCAGTACTGTCTCGGCACTTTATGACGCACAATTTTCGGATGGAGTCACTTTACAGATCGCCGGAAGTTATGTAGAATTTGCGGAAAGAAGTGTATTGCCTGAATTTAAAGATACGCCGAAGGATCAGATAACAGCCGCACAACGCAGGGATGGATTCGAGACCAATAATGCGGATAAAATCTTTGAAAGTACCTATACAACTCAAATAAAAAATAAGTAA
- a CDS encoding LysR substrate-binding domain-containing protein has translation MISKTNQIELRQLRYFKALAEELHYHKAADKLHISQSALSQQIKVLEQQLGVALFDRLNKKISLSDLGELFYSEAIHILQQVERSMERLDQFHTGSAGTLKIGFVASAMSSFLPEAIKKFHTAYPAIHLRFEEMNNFEQLPALENGDIDIGFMRSNQVRDQMHILRVFEETFTLILPRNHRFGNYHFKDLRILKDEDFILFPNAKSEFYFQQIVNLCSDSGFYPRITHQAIHGPTIFSLVGCGMGISIIPTSLAQLHTEDVTAIELKAIPQRTQIFAVWDKSNQNPQIQRFMKSI, from the coding sequence ATGATAAGCAAAACTAATCAAATAGAATTACGTCAGCTTCGCTATTTCAAAGCTTTGGCTGAGGAATTACATTACCATAAGGCAGCGGATAAGTTACATATTTCACAGTCTGCACTGAGTCAGCAGATAAAAGTACTGGAACAACAACTGGGAGTAGCATTGTTCGACAGGCTAAACAAAAAAATATCATTAAGTGATCTGGGTGAATTATTTTATTCGGAAGCCATTCACATTTTACAACAGGTGGAGCGGAGTATGGAACGTCTGGATCAGTTCCACACAGGATCAGCAGGTACATTGAAGATCGGGTTTGTAGCATCGGCAATGTCTTCTTTTCTTCCGGAAGCGATTAAAAAGTTCCACACCGCCTATCCGGCGATACATCTTCGATTTGAAGAGATGAACAATTTTGAACAATTACCGGCACTGGAAAACGGAGACATCGACATTGGTTTTATGCGCTCCAATCAGGTCAGAGACCAGATGCATATTCTACGGGTATTCGAAGAGACATTCACACTTATCCTTCCCCGGAATCACCGTTTTGGAAACTATCATTTTAAAGATTTACGTATATTAAAGGACGAAGACTTTATTTTATTTCCAAATGCCAAAAGTGAATTTTATTTTCAGCAGATTGTGAATCTTTGCAGTGACAGCGGATTTTATCCCAGAATCACGCATCAGGCTATTCATGGCCCGACTATATTCTCCTTGGTCGGATGCGGCATGGGCATCTCCATTATACCTACTTCTTTAGCTCAGCTTCATACGGAAGATGTAACAGCAATTGAACTTAAGGCAATTCCACAGCGTACACAAATCTTTGCGGTATGGGATAAAAGCAATCAGAATCCACAGATACAGCGATTTATGAAATCCATCTGA